The Pogona vitticeps strain Pit_001003342236 chromosome 3, PviZW2.1, whole genome shotgun sequence genome includes a window with the following:
- the FUT4 gene encoding alpha-(1,3)-fucosyltransferase 4, producing MAEPGRASGPGGRPHLSAPEAGQGAGVGRRRWPEQHPAPPQQQPQERPRHASPALHSSLWPAPAPAATLPGERAPLSSAAPGFGEKRPRVSGTPSEEAPTWRRRRPAMEPLEPGVWKLRGRLQDARWLLLLRRRLPPCSCSLPSLAKRPWRRLLAAGLTCCAVLALCALSNLPDLLPRGERPAGRDAQEEPVTVLLWWQPFGRGRGFGDCRTRFNISACRLTTNRSRLREAQAVVFHHRDLVLEGLGELPEARSPAQRWVWMNFESPSHSQGLGDLSGLFNWTMSYKVDSDVFVPYGYLRPKRAPVSQLALPKKTKLVAWVISNWHEDHARVQYYRQLKDYVPIDVYGAGRLELKNNSVVKTVSQYKFYLAFENSQHQDYITEKLWKNALMSWAVPIVLGPSRSNYELFIPSDAFIHIDDFSGPKQLALYLKFLDRNKSRYRRYFAWRKHYDVHATSFWSEHCCRVCDAVRTAGQQHKTIQNLANWFEH from the coding sequence ATGGCTGAGCCGGGGCGCGCCTCCGGGCCAGGGGGCAGGCCCCACCTGAGCGCGCCGGAGGCAGGGCAGGGCgccggggtggggaggaggcgGTGGCCGGAGCagcacccagcaccacctcagcAGCAGCCTCAGGAGCGGCCACGCCATGCGTCCCCGGCCCTTCATTCATCCCTGTGGCCAGCGCCGGCGCCAGCGGCGACCCTCCCCGGAGAGCGGGCGCCTCTTTCCTCGGCCGCCCCGGGCTTCGGAGAGAAGAGGCCGCGGGTCTCCGGGACGCCAAGCGAGGAGGCGCCGACGTGGCGGCGGCGACGGCCGGCCATGGAGCCCCTCGAGCCCGGGGTGTGGAAGCTGCGTGGCCGCCTCCAGGACGCCCGCTGGCTGCttctcctccgccgccgcctccctcccTGCAGCTGCAGCTTGCCGAGCCTGGCCAAGCGGCCGTGGCGGCGGCTGCTGGCGGCGGGGCTCACCTGCTGCGCCGTGCTGGCCTTGTGCGCCCTCAGCAACCTCCCGGATTTGCTGCCCCGGGGCGAGCGGCCCGCCGGCCGCGACGCCCAGGAGGAGCCGGTGACGGTGCTGCTTTGGTGGCAGCCCTTCGGACGCGGCCGGGGCTTCGGCGACTGCCGGACCCGTTTCAACATCAGCGCCTGCCGCCTCACCACCAACCGCAGCCGCCTGCGGGAGGCCCAGGCCGTGGTCTTCCACCACCGGGACCTCGTCCTGGAAGGTCTCGGGGAGTTGCCTGAGGCGAGGTCCCCTGCCCAGCGCTGGGTGTGGATGAACTTCGAGTCGCCTTCGCACTCCCAGGGCCTGGGGGACCTGAGCGGCCTCTTCAACTGGACCATGTCCTACAAGGTGGACTCGGACGTTTTTGTGCCCTACGGGTACCTGCGGCCCAAGCGGGCCCCTGTTTCCCAACTGGCCTTGCCCAAGAAGACCAAGCTGGTGGCCTGGGTCATCAGCAACTGGCACGAAGACCATGCACGGGTGCAATACTACCGCCAGCTGAAGGACTACGTCCCCATTGATGTCTATGGGGCCGGCAGGCTGGAGCTGAAGAACAACAGTGTGGTCAAGACGGTCTCCCAGTACAAATTTTACTTGGCTTTTGAAAATTCCCAGCATCAGGACTACATCACAGAGAAGCTCTGGAAGAATGCCTTGATGTCCTGGGCGGTGCCCATCGTTTTGGGCCCTTCCAGATCCAATTACGAGCTTTTTATTCCCTCCGATGCCTTCATTCATATCGATGACTTCTCAGGCCCCAAGCAGTTGGCCCTTTACCTGAAATTCTTAGATAGGAACAAGAGCAGGTACAGGAGGTATTTTGCCTGGAGGAAGCATTACGACGTCCACGCCACCTCCTTCTGGAGCGAGCATTGCTGCCGGGTCTGCGACGCGGTTAGGACTGCAGGACAGCAACACAAGACCATCCAGAATCTGGCCAACTGGTTTGAGCATTGA